A genome region from Leptodactylus fuscus isolate aLepFus1 chromosome 6, aLepFus1.hap2, whole genome shotgun sequence includes the following:
- the MYL9 gene encoding myosin regulatory light polypeptide 9, with the protein MSSKKTKAKTTKKRPQRATSNVFAMFDQSQIQEFKEAFNMIDQNRDGFVDKEDLHDMLASLGKNPSDEYLEGMMSEAPGPINFTMFLTMFGEKLNGTDPEDVIRNAFACFDEEGTGFINEDHLRELLTTMGDRFTDEEVDEMYREAPIDKKGNFNYVEFTRILKHGAKDKDD; encoded by the exons ATGTCCAGCAAGAAGACCAAGGCAAAGACCACCAAGAAGCGTCCTCAGAGGGCGACTTCCAATGTGTTTGCCATGTTTGACCAGTCCCAGATTCAGGAATTTAAGGAAGCATTCAACATGATTGACCAAAACAGGGACGGCTTCGTTGATAAAGAAGATCTGCATGACATGTTGGCCTCCTTGG GTAAGAACCCCTCTGATGAATACCTGGAAGGCATGATGAGTGAAGCTCCTGGCCCTATTAATTTCACCATGTTCTTGACCATGTTTGGAGAGAAACTTAATGGCACTGACCCCGAGGATGTGATCAGGAACGCATTTGCCTGTTTTGATGAAGAAGGCACAG gTTTCATTAATGAGGACCACTTACGTGAGCTCCTGACCACAATGGGAGACCGCTTTACAGATGAGGAGGTGGATGAGATGTACAGAGAAGCACCAATTGACAAAAAAGGCAACTTCAATTACGTAGAATTCACCCGCATCCTGAAACACGGCGCCAAGGACAAGGATGACTAA